In a genomic window of Streptomyces sp. NBC_01231:
- a CDS encoding tetratricopeptide repeat protein has protein sequence MFERAAELYGRLGNPSGEADALFWVGCWHQVVKGDGAAGRPYFERSYELAKSVNDRMTMSYAIRHLGFAGKDAGHFDQARERLIESVTLRREIGFRAGEAAGLVALAYLAAETGDSPAAFRHLDEAQSVAESCGAKAVSGWIEQARMLIRS, from the coding sequence GTGTTCGAGCGCGCAGCCGAGTTGTACGGGCGTCTGGGGAACCCCTCGGGTGAGGCGGACGCATTGTTCTGGGTCGGCTGCTGGCATCAGGTGGTCAAGGGCGACGGCGCCGCCGGCAGGCCGTACTTCGAGCGGTCGTACGAGCTGGCGAAATCCGTCAACGACCGGATGACGATGTCCTATGCGATTCGCCATCTCGGCTTCGCAGGCAAGGACGCAGGCCACTTCGACCAGGCCCGCGAGCGGCTGATCGAATCGGTGACGCTGCGCCGGGAGATCGGCTTCAGGGCTGGAGAGGCGGCCGGTCTGGTGGCACTGGCCTACCTCGCGGCCGAAACCGGCGACTCACCGGCGGCGTTCCGCCACCTCGACGAGGCCCAGTCGGTCGCTGAGAGCTGCGGTGCCAAGGCCGTGTCGGGGTGGATCGAGCAAGCACGCATGCTCATCCGCTCTTAG
- a CDS encoding SDR family oxidoreductase, with amino-acid sequence MVDNQFTTHAELFDLSGKRALVTGGTRGIGMMIARGLLQAGARVVISSRNAEACAQAQEQLSKFGEVRAIPADLSRHDECRRLSDLVTADSERLDILVNNAGAIWDEPLATFPDAAWDTVVDLNLKSPFWLVQALLPALRKAGTADDPARIINIGSIAAIHIPQRPNYSYSSSKAALHQLTRVLAKELGPQHVTVNAVAPGPFPSTMMAATLNEFGEAIAASAPLRRIGHDDDMAGVAVFLASRAGAYLTGTVIPVDGGIATTA; translated from the coding sequence GTGGTAGACAACCAATTCACAACGCATGCAGAACTTTTCGATCTGTCTGGAAAGCGCGCGCTCGTCACCGGTGGCACCAGAGGCATCGGGATGATGATCGCGCGTGGCCTTCTCCAGGCCGGCGCCCGTGTGGTCATCAGCTCACGCAACGCAGAAGCGTGCGCTCAGGCGCAGGAACAGCTGTCCAAATTCGGTGAGGTGCGGGCCATCCCCGCCGACCTGTCCCGCCACGACGAGTGTCGGCGACTGTCCGACCTCGTCACCGCCGACTCGGAGCGTCTCGACATCCTCGTCAACAACGCGGGCGCCATATGGGACGAGCCGCTGGCGACGTTCCCAGACGCGGCCTGGGACACGGTCGTCGACCTCAACCTGAAGTCGCCGTTCTGGCTGGTCCAGGCGCTGCTGCCCGCACTTCGCAAGGCGGGCACCGCCGACGATCCCGCGCGGATCATCAACATCGGCAGCATCGCCGCCATCCACATCCCCCAGCGGCCCAACTACTCGTACTCCAGCAGCAAGGCCGCACTGCATCAACTCACCAGAGTGCTCGCCAAGGAACTAGGACCGCAGCACGTCACCGTGAACGCCGTGGCGCCGGGACCGTTCCCGTCGACGATGATGGCCGCAACCCTCAATGAGTTCGGCGAGGCGATCGCGGCGTCGGCCCCACTACGCCGGATCGGCCACGACGACGACATGGCGGGTGTCGCCGTGTTCCTCGCCAGCCGGGCAGGCGCATACCTAACGGGCACCGTGATCCCCGTCGACGGCGGCATCGCCACAACCGCGTAG